A genome region from Euphorbia lathyris chromosome 4, ddEupLath1.1, whole genome shotgun sequence includes the following:
- the LOC136226285 gene encoding uncharacterized protein isoform X1, with product MDRNPATVEIDEAGNNITATTTSATEAGANGGNGNNSTSGVGFHSIRDRIRFKRNPPIGNAASSSANNQNKSLKFDRRRGPLFNTNRSHRKGFYSCFPVRGAYFYYFIIFFAVFAFAMASMVLQSSITRIVSSRGWTEDRKSVSEGFRLGSTFKFFPGSRSLRLAEGDGLDQVRIQGNRLGLRPPRLAVILGNMKKGPQSLMLVTVMRNLQKLGYVLQIYAAKDGEARSTWEQIGGHISILQREHNGRIDWSTFEGVVADSLEAKETISSLMQEPFCSVPLIWIIQEDTLSNRLSVYEEMGWQYLMSNWQEALKRANVVVFPDFTLPMLYSVLDTGNFFVIPGSPVDVWAAESYSRTHVKLQLRTANGFNADDVVVLVVGSSFFYDQLSWDYAVAMHTLGPLLIKYARREASEGSFKFVFLCGNSTDGDALQELASRLGIPNGFIRHFGLNSNVNSMLLMADVFLYGSSQDEQGFPPLIIRAMTFEIPVIAPDIPVMKRYVTDGVHGLLFQRYNPEALMTAFSLLISEGKLSRFGQTVASYGRLLAKNIQALECMTGYARLLENALSFPSDVLLPGHASQLQQNEWEWDFFEKQTLQNTNDLLGTDVVEDSSFGESGIVYSLEDELPSLNDSTNISENGTQILAPDVPAESDWGVLKEIESLEDYERLEMEEHEGREDRNPGLWEDIYRNARKSEKLKFELNERDEGELERIGQPVCIYEIYNGAGAWPFLHHGSLYRGLSLSRKGRRPRSDDVDAVARLRILNDTYYRNLLCEIGGMFSVANKVDDIHKRPWIGFQSWRAAGRKVSLSTMAERVLEEKTQKETKGDVMYFWAYLDVDSGVTGNNHQLTFWSMCDILNGGHCRTAFEAAFRQMYALPSHLEALLPMPEDGGHWSALHSWVMPTPSFVEFVMFARMFVDSLDALHTNSSKVLSCLLSSSVIEEKQCYCRILELLVNVWAYHSARKMVYMDPQSGYLEEQHPIEERKEIWGKYFNLTLLKSMDEDLAEAADDKNYPRERWLWPLTGEVHWQGIYEREREERYRAKMDKKRKTKEKLYERLKTGYRQKPLGG from the exons ATGGACCGGAATCCAGCTACTGTCGAAATTGACGAAGCCGGAAATAATATCACTGCCACTACTACCTCTGCCACTGAAGCCGGCGCCAATGGCGGCAATGGCAACAACAGCACCAGTGGCGTAGGTTTTCACTCGATCCGTGACCGTATCCGTTTTAAGCGAAATCCCCCTATCGGCAACGCCGCCTCTTCCTCTgcaaataatcaaaataaatcCCTCAAATTTGATCGCCGCCGAGGACCGCTTTTTAATACTAACCGAAGCCATCGCAAGGGTTTCTACTCCTGCTTTCCGGTTAGGGGCGCCTATTTTTACTACTTCATAATTTTCTTTGCGGTTTTTGCTTTTGCAATGGCTTCTATGGTATTACAGAGCTCCATCACCCGGATAGTATCTAGTAGAGGATGGACTGAAGATCGGAAGTCAGTTAGTGAGGGTTTCAGGTTGGGAAGTACATTTAAATTCTTTCCTGGGAGTAGATCACTGCGACTTGCTGAGGGGGATGGACTTGATCAAGTGAGAATTCAGGGCAATAGACTGGGGCTTCGGCCACCGAGGCTAGCTGTT ATCCTCGGAAACATGAAGAAAGGTCCGCAGTCATTGATGTTGGTTACTGTGATGAGGAATCTACAGAAACTTGGATATGTTCTTCAG ATTTATGCTGCAAAGGATGGCGAAGCGCGATCAACATGGGAGCAAATAGGAGGTCATATATCGATTCTACAAAGAGAGCACAATGGCCGTATTGATTGGTCAAC TTTTGAAGGTGTTGTAGCTGATTcacttgaagccaaagagaccATTTCAAG CCTTATGCAGGAGCCTTTTTGTTCAGTGCCCCTTATATGGATAATCCAAGAAGACACCCTTTCAAATCGTCTTTCCGTTTATGAGGAAATGGGCTGGCAATATCTCATGTCTAATTGGCAAGAAGCACTTAAGAGAGCAAATGTTGTTGTATTTCCAGATTTCACCTTGCCG ATGCTATATAGCGTGCTTGACACTGGAAACTTCTTTGTTATTCCTGGATCACCAGTTGATGTGTGGGCTGCTGAGAGTTACAGTAGGACTCATGTGAAGCTTCAGTTAAGGACAGCCAATGGATTCAATGCAGATGATGTTGTGGTTCTTGTTGTTGGGAGTTCTTTCTTTTATGATCAACTGTCATGGGATTATGCTGTGGCCATGCATACCCTAGGACCTCTACTGATCAAATATGCTAGGAGAGAAGCCAGTGAAGGGTCATTTAAATTTGTTTTCTTATGTGGTAATTCTACTGATGGTGATGCTCTGCAG gaACTTGCTTCTCGTCTAGGGATTCCAAATGGTTTTATTAGGCATTTTGGATTGAATAGTAATGTCAACAGCATGCTATTAATGGcagatgtttttctttatgGTTCTTCTCAAGATGAACAAGGTTTTCCTCCTCTTATTATCCGAGCTATGACATTTGAAATTCCTGTCATTGCCCCAGATATTCCTGTCATGAAGAGATAT GTTACTGATGGAGTTCATGGATTACTTTTCCAAAGATATAACCCCGAAGCCTTGATGACGGCTTTCTCACTGTTGATATCAGAAGGAAAACTCTCTAGATTTGGTCAAACTGTTGCTTCCTATGGAAGACTGCTTGCCAAGAACATACAGGCATTAGAATGTATGACAGGTTATGCAAGGCTTTTGGAGAATGCCCTCAGTTTTCCATCAGATGTTCTGTTGCCGGGTCATGCATCCCAGCTTCAACAGAACGAATGGGAGTGGGATTTTTTTGAGAAGCAAACACTACAGAACACCAATGACTTGTTGGGCACAGATGTTGTGGAGGATTCTTCTTTTGGAGAATCAGGGATTGTTTATTCCCTTGAGGACGAGTTGCCTAGTCTTAATGATTCTACTAACATCTCTGAGAATGGAACACAAATTCTAGCTCCAGATGTTCCTGCTGAATCAGACTGGGGTGTTTTAAAGGAAATAGAGAGCCTTGAAGATTATGAGAGGCTTGAAATGGAGGAG CATGAAGGAAGAGAGGATAGAAATCCTGGTCTTTGGGAGGACATATATCGCAATGCTAGAAAATCTGAGAAACTTAAGTTTGAATTAAATGAAAGGGATGAAGGAGAGCTTGAAAGGATAGGCCAGCCAGTATGCATTTATGAGATATATAATGGAGCTGGGGCCTGGCCATTTTTGCACCATGGTTCCCTGTATCGTGGCTTAAGTCTT TCGAGAAAAGGAAGAAGACCAAGATCAGATGATGTGGACGCAGTTGCCCGCCTTCGCATCTTGAATGATACTTACTATCGTAATCTACTTTGTGAGATTGGAGGTATGTTTTCTGTTGCAAACAAGGTGGATGACATTCACAAGAGACCTTGGATTGGGTTTCAATCATGGCGTGCTGCTGGTAGGAAG GTTTCCTTGTCCACCATGGCTGAGAGGGTTCTAGAAGAGAAGACACAAAAAGAAACCAAAGGAGATGTAATGTACTTCTGGGCATACCTGGACGTGGATAGTGGAGTTACAGGGAACAATCATCAACTTACTTTTTGGTCTATGTGTGACATCCTAAATGGAGGACATTGCAG AACTGCTTTTGAAGCTGCCTTCCGCCAGATGTATGCCTTACCATCTCATCTTGAAGCTCTTCTCCCTATGCCAGAAGATGGAGGTCACTGGTCTGCCCTTCATAGTTGGGTTATGCCAACCCCTTCATTTGTAGAGTTTGTTATGTTTGCTAG GATGTTTGTGGATTCTCTTGATGCCTTGCACACCAATTCTAGCAAAGTGCTTTCTTGTTTGTTGAGTTCCTCAGTGATTGAG GAAAAACAGTGTTATTGTCGGATATTGGAACTCCTAGTTAACGTATGGGCTTACCACAGCGCACGAAAAATGGTATACATGGATCCACAAAGTGGTTATTTAGAAGAGCAGCACCCAattgaggaaagaaaagaaatatggGGCAAGTATTTTAATTTGACATTGTTAAAAAGCATGGACGAAGATCTCGCGGAGGCAGCAGATGACAAGAACTATCCAAGAGAGAGATGGTTATGGCCGTTAACAGGTGAAGTGCATTGGCAAGGTATTTATGAAAGGGAGAGGGAAGAAAGATACAGGGCAAAGATGGACAAAAAGAGGAAAACAAAAGAGAAACTATACGAAAGATTGAAAACCGGATACAGGCAGAAACCACTTGGGGGATAG
- the LOC136226285 gene encoding uncharacterized protein isoform X2 — MDRNPATVEIDEAGNNITATTTSATEAGANGGNGNNSTSGVGFHSIRDRIRFKRNPPIGNAASSSANNQNKSLKFDRRRGPLFNTNRSHRKGFYSCFPVRGAYFYYFIIFFAVFAFAMASMVLQSSITRIVSSRGWTEDRKSVSEGFRLGSTFKFFPGSRSLRLAEGDGLDQVRIQGNRLGLRPPRLAVILGNMKKGPQSLMLVTVMRNLQKLGYVLQIYAAKDGEARSTWEQIGGHISILQREHNGRIDWSTFEGVVADSLEAKETISSLMQEPFCSVPLIWIIQEDTLSNRLSVYEEMGWQYLMSNWQEALKRANVVVFPDFTLPMLYSVLDTGNFFVIPGSPVDVWAAESYSRTHVKLQLRTANGFNADDVVVLVVGSSFFYDQLSWDYAVAMHTLGPLLIKYARREASEGSFKFVFLCGNSTDGDALQELASRLGIPNGFIRHFGLNSNVNSMLLMADVFLYGSSQDEQGFPPLIIRAMTFEIPVIAPDIPVMKRYVTDGVHGLLFQRYNPEALMTAFSLLISEGKLSRFGQTVASYGRLLAKNIQALECMTGYARLLENALSFPSDVLLPGHASQLQQNEWEWDFFEKQTLQNTNDLLGTDVVEDSSFGESGIVYSLEDELPSLNDSTNISENGTQILAPDVPAESDWGVLKEIESLEDYERLEMEEHEGREDRNPGLWEDIYRNARKSEKLKFELNERDEGELERIGQPVCIYEIYNGAGAWPFLHHGSLYRGLSLSRKGRRPRSDDVDAVARLRILNDTYYRNLLCEIGGMFSVANKVDDIHKRPWIGFQSWRAAGRKVSLSTMAERVLEEKTQKETKGDVMYFWAYLDVDSGVTGNNHQLTFWSMCDILNGGHCSQMLGYKSFGVDFVA; from the exons ATGGACCGGAATCCAGCTACTGTCGAAATTGACGAAGCCGGAAATAATATCACTGCCACTACTACCTCTGCCACTGAAGCCGGCGCCAATGGCGGCAATGGCAACAACAGCACCAGTGGCGTAGGTTTTCACTCGATCCGTGACCGTATCCGTTTTAAGCGAAATCCCCCTATCGGCAACGCCGCCTCTTCCTCTgcaaataatcaaaataaatcCCTCAAATTTGATCGCCGCCGAGGACCGCTTTTTAATACTAACCGAAGCCATCGCAAGGGTTTCTACTCCTGCTTTCCGGTTAGGGGCGCCTATTTTTACTACTTCATAATTTTCTTTGCGGTTTTTGCTTTTGCAATGGCTTCTATGGTATTACAGAGCTCCATCACCCGGATAGTATCTAGTAGAGGATGGACTGAAGATCGGAAGTCAGTTAGTGAGGGTTTCAGGTTGGGAAGTACATTTAAATTCTTTCCTGGGAGTAGATCACTGCGACTTGCTGAGGGGGATGGACTTGATCAAGTGAGAATTCAGGGCAATAGACTGGGGCTTCGGCCACCGAGGCTAGCTGTT ATCCTCGGAAACATGAAGAAAGGTCCGCAGTCATTGATGTTGGTTACTGTGATGAGGAATCTACAGAAACTTGGATATGTTCTTCAG ATTTATGCTGCAAAGGATGGCGAAGCGCGATCAACATGGGAGCAAATAGGAGGTCATATATCGATTCTACAAAGAGAGCACAATGGCCGTATTGATTGGTCAAC TTTTGAAGGTGTTGTAGCTGATTcacttgaagccaaagagaccATTTCAAG CCTTATGCAGGAGCCTTTTTGTTCAGTGCCCCTTATATGGATAATCCAAGAAGACACCCTTTCAAATCGTCTTTCCGTTTATGAGGAAATGGGCTGGCAATATCTCATGTCTAATTGGCAAGAAGCACTTAAGAGAGCAAATGTTGTTGTATTTCCAGATTTCACCTTGCCG ATGCTATATAGCGTGCTTGACACTGGAAACTTCTTTGTTATTCCTGGATCACCAGTTGATGTGTGGGCTGCTGAGAGTTACAGTAGGACTCATGTGAAGCTTCAGTTAAGGACAGCCAATGGATTCAATGCAGATGATGTTGTGGTTCTTGTTGTTGGGAGTTCTTTCTTTTATGATCAACTGTCATGGGATTATGCTGTGGCCATGCATACCCTAGGACCTCTACTGATCAAATATGCTAGGAGAGAAGCCAGTGAAGGGTCATTTAAATTTGTTTTCTTATGTGGTAATTCTACTGATGGTGATGCTCTGCAG gaACTTGCTTCTCGTCTAGGGATTCCAAATGGTTTTATTAGGCATTTTGGATTGAATAGTAATGTCAACAGCATGCTATTAATGGcagatgtttttctttatgGTTCTTCTCAAGATGAACAAGGTTTTCCTCCTCTTATTATCCGAGCTATGACATTTGAAATTCCTGTCATTGCCCCAGATATTCCTGTCATGAAGAGATAT GTTACTGATGGAGTTCATGGATTACTTTTCCAAAGATATAACCCCGAAGCCTTGATGACGGCTTTCTCACTGTTGATATCAGAAGGAAAACTCTCTAGATTTGGTCAAACTGTTGCTTCCTATGGAAGACTGCTTGCCAAGAACATACAGGCATTAGAATGTATGACAGGTTATGCAAGGCTTTTGGAGAATGCCCTCAGTTTTCCATCAGATGTTCTGTTGCCGGGTCATGCATCCCAGCTTCAACAGAACGAATGGGAGTGGGATTTTTTTGAGAAGCAAACACTACAGAACACCAATGACTTGTTGGGCACAGATGTTGTGGAGGATTCTTCTTTTGGAGAATCAGGGATTGTTTATTCCCTTGAGGACGAGTTGCCTAGTCTTAATGATTCTACTAACATCTCTGAGAATGGAACACAAATTCTAGCTCCAGATGTTCCTGCTGAATCAGACTGGGGTGTTTTAAAGGAAATAGAGAGCCTTGAAGATTATGAGAGGCTTGAAATGGAGGAG CATGAAGGAAGAGAGGATAGAAATCCTGGTCTTTGGGAGGACATATATCGCAATGCTAGAAAATCTGAGAAACTTAAGTTTGAATTAAATGAAAGGGATGAAGGAGAGCTTGAAAGGATAGGCCAGCCAGTATGCATTTATGAGATATATAATGGAGCTGGGGCCTGGCCATTTTTGCACCATGGTTCCCTGTATCGTGGCTTAAGTCTT TCGAGAAAAGGAAGAAGACCAAGATCAGATGATGTGGACGCAGTTGCCCGCCTTCGCATCTTGAATGATACTTACTATCGTAATCTACTTTGTGAGATTGGAGGTATGTTTTCTGTTGCAAACAAGGTGGATGACATTCACAAGAGACCTTGGATTGGGTTTCAATCATGGCGTGCTGCTGGTAGGAAG GTTTCCTTGTCCACCATGGCTGAGAGGGTTCTAGAAGAGAAGACACAAAAAGAAACCAAAGGAGATGTAATGTACTTCTGGGCATACCTGGACGTGGATAGTGGAGTTACAGGGAACAATCATCAACTTACTTTTTGGTCTATGTGTGACATCCTAAATGGAGGACATTGCAG CCAAATGCTTGGTTATAAATCTTTTGGAGTTGATTTTGTCGCATAG
- the LOC136226285 gene encoding uncharacterized protein isoform X3 yields MDRNPATVEIDEAGNNITATTTSATEAGANGGNGNNSTSGVGFHSIRDRIRFKRNPPIGNAASSSANNQNKSLKFDRRRGPLFNTNRSHRKGFYSCFPVRGAYFYYFIIFFAVFAFAMASMVLQSSITRIVSSRGWTEDRKSVSEGFRLGSTFKFFPGSRSLRLAEGDGLDQVRIQGNRLGLRPPRLAVILGNMKKGPQSLMLVTVMRNLQKLGYVLQIYAAKDGEARSTWEQIGGHISILQREHNGRIDWSTFEGVVADSLEAKETISSLMQEPFCSVPLIWIIQEDTLSNRLSVYEEMGWQYLMSNWQEALKRANVVVFPDFTLPMLYSVLDTGNFFVIPGSPVDVWAAESYSRTHVKLQLRTANGFNADDVVVLVVGSSFFYDQLSWDYAVAMHTLGPLLIKYARREASEGSFKFVFLCGNSTDGDALQELASRLGIPNGFIRHFGLNSNVNSMLLMADVFLYGSSQDEQGFPPLIIRAMTFEIPVIAPDIPVMKRYVTDGVHGLLFQRYNPEALMTAFSLLISEGKLSRFGQTVASYGRLLAKNIQALECMTGYARLLENALSFPSDVLLPGHASQLQQNEWEWDFFEKQTLQNTNDLLGTDVVEDSSFGESGIVYSLEDELPSLNDSTNISENGTQILAPDVPAESDWGVLKEIESLEDYERLEMEEHEGREDRNPGLWEDIYRNARKSEKLKFELNERDEGELERIGQPVCIYEIYNGAGAWPFLHHGSLYRGLSLSRKGRRPRSDDVDAVARLRILNDTYYRNLLCEIGGMFSVANKVDDIHKRPWIGFQSWRAAGRKVSLSTMAERVLEEKTQKETKGDVMYFWAYLDVDSGVTGNNHQLTFWSMCDILNGGHCSL; encoded by the exons ATGGACCGGAATCCAGCTACTGTCGAAATTGACGAAGCCGGAAATAATATCACTGCCACTACTACCTCTGCCACTGAAGCCGGCGCCAATGGCGGCAATGGCAACAACAGCACCAGTGGCGTAGGTTTTCACTCGATCCGTGACCGTATCCGTTTTAAGCGAAATCCCCCTATCGGCAACGCCGCCTCTTCCTCTgcaaataatcaaaataaatcCCTCAAATTTGATCGCCGCCGAGGACCGCTTTTTAATACTAACCGAAGCCATCGCAAGGGTTTCTACTCCTGCTTTCCGGTTAGGGGCGCCTATTTTTACTACTTCATAATTTTCTTTGCGGTTTTTGCTTTTGCAATGGCTTCTATGGTATTACAGAGCTCCATCACCCGGATAGTATCTAGTAGAGGATGGACTGAAGATCGGAAGTCAGTTAGTGAGGGTTTCAGGTTGGGAAGTACATTTAAATTCTTTCCTGGGAGTAGATCACTGCGACTTGCTGAGGGGGATGGACTTGATCAAGTGAGAATTCAGGGCAATAGACTGGGGCTTCGGCCACCGAGGCTAGCTGTT ATCCTCGGAAACATGAAGAAAGGTCCGCAGTCATTGATGTTGGTTACTGTGATGAGGAATCTACAGAAACTTGGATATGTTCTTCAG ATTTATGCTGCAAAGGATGGCGAAGCGCGATCAACATGGGAGCAAATAGGAGGTCATATATCGATTCTACAAAGAGAGCACAATGGCCGTATTGATTGGTCAAC TTTTGAAGGTGTTGTAGCTGATTcacttgaagccaaagagaccATTTCAAG CCTTATGCAGGAGCCTTTTTGTTCAGTGCCCCTTATATGGATAATCCAAGAAGACACCCTTTCAAATCGTCTTTCCGTTTATGAGGAAATGGGCTGGCAATATCTCATGTCTAATTGGCAAGAAGCACTTAAGAGAGCAAATGTTGTTGTATTTCCAGATTTCACCTTGCCG ATGCTATATAGCGTGCTTGACACTGGAAACTTCTTTGTTATTCCTGGATCACCAGTTGATGTGTGGGCTGCTGAGAGTTACAGTAGGACTCATGTGAAGCTTCAGTTAAGGACAGCCAATGGATTCAATGCAGATGATGTTGTGGTTCTTGTTGTTGGGAGTTCTTTCTTTTATGATCAACTGTCATGGGATTATGCTGTGGCCATGCATACCCTAGGACCTCTACTGATCAAATATGCTAGGAGAGAAGCCAGTGAAGGGTCATTTAAATTTGTTTTCTTATGTGGTAATTCTACTGATGGTGATGCTCTGCAG gaACTTGCTTCTCGTCTAGGGATTCCAAATGGTTTTATTAGGCATTTTGGATTGAATAGTAATGTCAACAGCATGCTATTAATGGcagatgtttttctttatgGTTCTTCTCAAGATGAACAAGGTTTTCCTCCTCTTATTATCCGAGCTATGACATTTGAAATTCCTGTCATTGCCCCAGATATTCCTGTCATGAAGAGATAT GTTACTGATGGAGTTCATGGATTACTTTTCCAAAGATATAACCCCGAAGCCTTGATGACGGCTTTCTCACTGTTGATATCAGAAGGAAAACTCTCTAGATTTGGTCAAACTGTTGCTTCCTATGGAAGACTGCTTGCCAAGAACATACAGGCATTAGAATGTATGACAGGTTATGCAAGGCTTTTGGAGAATGCCCTCAGTTTTCCATCAGATGTTCTGTTGCCGGGTCATGCATCCCAGCTTCAACAGAACGAATGGGAGTGGGATTTTTTTGAGAAGCAAACACTACAGAACACCAATGACTTGTTGGGCACAGATGTTGTGGAGGATTCTTCTTTTGGAGAATCAGGGATTGTTTATTCCCTTGAGGACGAGTTGCCTAGTCTTAATGATTCTACTAACATCTCTGAGAATGGAACACAAATTCTAGCTCCAGATGTTCCTGCTGAATCAGACTGGGGTGTTTTAAAGGAAATAGAGAGCCTTGAAGATTATGAGAGGCTTGAAATGGAGGAG CATGAAGGAAGAGAGGATAGAAATCCTGGTCTTTGGGAGGACATATATCGCAATGCTAGAAAATCTGAGAAACTTAAGTTTGAATTAAATGAAAGGGATGAAGGAGAGCTTGAAAGGATAGGCCAGCCAGTATGCATTTATGAGATATATAATGGAGCTGGGGCCTGGCCATTTTTGCACCATGGTTCCCTGTATCGTGGCTTAAGTCTT TCGAGAAAAGGAAGAAGACCAAGATCAGATGATGTGGACGCAGTTGCCCGCCTTCGCATCTTGAATGATACTTACTATCGTAATCTACTTTGTGAGATTGGAGGTATGTTTTCTGTTGCAAACAAGGTGGATGACATTCACAAGAGACCTTGGATTGGGTTTCAATCATGGCGTGCTGCTGGTAGGAAG GTTTCCTTGTCCACCATGGCTGAGAGGGTTCTAGAAGAGAAGACACAAAAAGAAACCAAAGGAGATGTAATGTACTTCTGGGCATACCTGGACGTGGATAGTGGAGTTACAGGGAACAATCATCAACTTACTTTTTGGTCTATGTGTGACATCCTAAATGGAGGACATTGCAG TTTGTGA